From the genome of Phytohabitans rumicis, one region includes:
- a CDS encoding MFS transporter, with product MLSTVLPARREARWILVGTLLSAVGRGLTLPFLYIYLTEVRGLAGGTAGLAVGWMGAVGLALSLVGGTLIDRFGARRVLLPSWALLIAGSVCLALVQSAWQAFAVLTVFGVGNAAVWSGQSTVLATLTSEGERQRTFGLHFTMINLGIGVGGLISGVLVDVARPSTFQLIYLLDAASYLVPATILLAMPAVGGRIARPAPAAAHQIRGGYAQVLRHRPFRRLIVFALVLTTCGYAQIEVGFPAFATVAAQVSPRVVGWALAANAFTIVVAQLFVLRAIDGRSRTRILAVVCVIFACAWLVLGGAGLVADDNTLLASAGVIGCAWIFSLGETLLSPVMPALTNALATDELRGRYNAMNSVVFGLSGIIGPISAGPLIGAGRGDVWVLLVVGGCLVASVLALSTRRLLTPAQDGRTPPQHPAVPEPSAV from the coding sequence ATGCTTTCCACCGTCCTGCCGGCCCGCCGCGAGGCACGCTGGATCCTCGTCGGCACCCTGCTGAGCGCGGTGGGGCGCGGCCTGACGCTGCCGTTCCTGTACATCTACCTGACCGAGGTACGCGGCCTGGCCGGCGGGACGGCCGGTCTGGCAGTGGGGTGGATGGGCGCGGTCGGTCTGGCCCTGTCGCTGGTCGGCGGGACCCTCATCGACCGGTTCGGCGCCCGCCGGGTGCTGCTGCCCAGTTGGGCGCTGCTGATCGCCGGGTCGGTGTGCCTCGCGCTGGTGCAGAGCGCATGGCAGGCGTTCGCGGTGCTCACCGTCTTCGGCGTCGGCAACGCCGCGGTCTGGTCGGGCCAGAGCACCGTGCTGGCGACGCTGACCAGCGAAGGCGAACGCCAGCGCACCTTCGGCCTGCACTTCACGATGATCAACCTGGGCATCGGCGTCGGCGGCCTGATCTCCGGAGTGCTGGTCGACGTGGCCCGGCCGAGCACGTTCCAGCTCATCTACCTGCTGGACGCGGCCTCCTACCTGGTGCCCGCGACGATCCTGCTCGCCATGCCCGCGGTGGGCGGCCGCATCGCGAGGCCGGCGCCCGCCGCCGCCCACCAGATCCGCGGCGGATACGCCCAGGTGCTGCGGCACCGCCCGTTCCGGCGCCTGATCGTCTTCGCCCTGGTGCTGACCACCTGCGGATACGCCCAGATCGAGGTGGGCTTCCCGGCCTTCGCCACCGTGGCGGCGCAGGTGAGTCCCCGGGTGGTGGGCTGGGCGCTGGCGGCGAACGCGTTCACCATCGTGGTCGCGCAGCTGTTCGTGCTCCGCGCGATCGACGGCCGCAGCCGTACCCGGATCCTGGCCGTCGTGTGCGTCATCTTCGCCTGCGCGTGGCTGGTGCTCGGCGGCGCCGGACTGGTCGCCGACGACAACACCCTGCTCGCCTCGGCCGGCGTGATCGGCTGCGCCTGGATCTTCTCGCTCGGCGAGACCCTGCTCTCCCCGGTGATGCCGGCGCTGACCAACGCGCTGGCCACCGACGAACTGCGCGGGCGGTACAACGCGATGAACTCCGTCGTCTTCGGGCTCAGCGGGATCATCGGCCCGATCAGCGCCGGCCCGCTGATCGGGGCCGGCCGCGGCGACGTGTGGGTGCTGCTGGTCGTCGGCGGCTGCCTGGTCGCGTCCGTGCTGGCGTTGTCGACGCGCCGGCTGCTCACGCCGGCCCAGGACGGCCGGACCCCGCCGCAACACCCTGCCGTACCGGAGCCGAGCGCGGTCTAG